One segment of Salvia splendens isolate huo1 chromosome 20, SspV2, whole genome shotgun sequence DNA contains the following:
- the LOC121782040 gene encoding UDP-glucose:glycoprotein glucosyltransferase-like isoform X1 produces the protein MGEAYVRSRWFLCVIVVLVLCGLFSPLSAQSRSPKNVQVALRAKWSGTPLLLEAGELLSKEWKDLFWDFVESWIHAVDLNSDLRTAQDCLKKIAEHGKSLLSEPLASVFEFSLTLRSASPRLVLYRQLAEESLSSFPLADDGGTSEPSETAKLDISEALLLGKNVKSPGNKCCWVDTGGSLFFDVKDLHKWLENPIDTKDNAFQYPEIFDFDHVHPDSTAGSPTAILYGALGTECFKEFHTALSEAAKNGKAKYVVRSVLPSGCEQKTSPCGAIGTGDSVNLGGYGVELALKNMEYKAMDDSAIKKGVTLEDPHTEDLSQEVRGFIFSRILERKPELTSEVMAFRDYLLSSTISDTLDVWELKDLGHQTAQRIVHASDPLQSMQEINQNFPSVVSSLSRMKLNDSIKDEIIANQRMLPPGKSLMALNGALLNVEDIDLHLLFDMAHQELTLADQYRKLKIPPSTVRKFLSVLPPSETHAFRVDFRSDHVHYINNLEVDAMYKRWRSNLNEILMPVFPGQLRYIRKNLFHAVFVLDPASPCGLETIDTIIALFENNLPMRFGVILYSSKLVEGIEANDGELPVARLKDDEDISSLIIRLFNYIKENHGAPTAFQFLSNVNKLRMDSGAEDSPEVHHVEGAFVETVLPRVKTPPQETLLKLEKDQTLNELSVESTMFAFKLGFAKLECSLLMNGLVYEPNEEALMNAMNEELPRIQEQVYYGQINSHTDALDKFLSESGVQRYNPKIIADGKVVKPKFVSLCESILARESVLNDLHYLHSSETFDDVKPVTHILAVDATSKKGMKLLHEGIRYLIGGTKYARIGVLFNVDDDATLPSLLFMEVFKTAVSSYGHKKGVLQFIDQLCSFYEKEYMSSSGATENHQALIDKVVQLADANGLPSKGFVSACSGFSAENFRGYLKKVTQFLYRTIGLEFGVNAVITNGRVVRLFDGSTFLSHDLHLLESLEFKQRIKHIAEIIEEIKWEGIDPDVLTSKFISDIVMAISSSTSTRDRSSEGARFELLNADYSAVILQNENSSIHIDAVIDPLSPSGQKLAALLRILSKYVQPSMRLVLNPMSSLVDLPLKNYYRYVVPTMDDFSATDHVVHGPRAFFANMPLSKTLTMNLDVPEPWLVQPVVAVHDLDNILLENLGNTRTLQAVFELEALVLTGHCSEKDHEPPRGLQLILGTKHAPHLVDTLVMANLGYWQMKVLPGVWYLQMAPGRSSELYVMKEDGEGAGDTTLSKRITIDNLRGKLVHMEVIKKKGMEREKLLLPADDDSHSNKKKGSQNGWNSNILKWASGFIGGKEQSKKDVSSSLNSLQKPGSGGRHGEKINIFSVASGHLYERFLKIMILSVLKNTDRPVKFWFIKNYLSPQFKDVIPHMANEYGFEYKLITYKWPTWLHKQKEKQRIIWAYKILFLDVIFPLALEKVIFVDADQIVRADMGELYDMDLKGRPLAYTPFCDNNKDMDGYRFWKQGFWRDHLQGRPYHISALYVVDLVKFRETAAGDQLRVVYETLSKDPNSLSNLDQDLPNYAQHMVPIFSLPQEWLWCESWCGNATKTKAKTIDLCNNPMTKEPKLQGARRIVAEWPDLDLEARRFTAKFMGEDIEPQEQVALPPPEIQKPAADYSAEDAESKAEL, from the exons ATGGGGGAGGCGTATGTTAGATCTAGATGGTTTTTGTGTGTGATCGTCGTGTTAGTTTTGTGTGGTTTGTTTTCGCCCCTTTCTGCTCAGAGCCGCAGCCCCAAGAATGTGCAGGTCGCCCTTAGAGCTAAGTGGTCTGGCACTCCACTTCTTCTAGAAGCTGG GGAATTGTTATCTAAAGAATGGAAAGATTTGTTCTGGGATTTCGTTGAATCATGGATCCACGCGGTGGATTTGAATTCGGATTTGAGGACTGCGCAAGATTGTTTGAAGAAAATAGCTGAGCATGGGAAGTCTCTGTTGAGTGAACCATTAGCATCAGTGTTTGAATTCTCTCTAACTCTTAGGTCAGCTTCACCTAGACTAGTGCTGTATCGCCAGTTAGCGGAGGAATCTCTTTCTTCTTTTCCTCTTGCTGATGATGGAGGGACATCCGAACCGAGTGAAACTGCAAAGCTTGATATTTCTGAAGCGTTGCTTTTGGGCAAGAATGTCAAGAGTCCAGGAAATAAATGTTGTTGGGTTGACACCGGTGGTTCACTGTTCTTTGATGTCAAAGATTTGCACAAGTGGCTGGAAAATCCTATTGACAC AAAGGATAATGCATTTCAGTATCCGGAGATCTTTGACTTTGATCATGTCCATCCGGACTCAACTGCTGGAAGTCCCACTGCCATTCTCTATGGAGCTCTTGGGACTGAGTGCTTTAAGGAATTTCATACGGCCTTGTCAGAAGCTGCTAAAAAT GGAAAAGCCAAGTATGTTGTCAGATCCGTATTGCCTTCTGGATGTGAACAAAAGACTTCTCCTTGTGGAGCCATTGGCACAGGCGATTCTGTAAACTTGGGTGGCTATGGTGTAGAGCTAGCACTGAAGAATATGGAATACAAAGCTATGGATGATAGTGCAATAAAGAAAG GTGTGACTCTTGAAGATCCCCATACTGAAGATCTTAGCCAAGAAGTCAGAGGATTCATTTTCTCCCGCATTTTG GAACGTAAGCCGGAGCTAACATCTGAAGTAATGGCTTTTAGGGATTATCTATTGTCATCTACTATTTCTGATACACTGGATGTTTGGGAACTAAAAG ATTTAGGACATCAAACAGCACAACGGATAGTGCATGCCTCTGATCCTTTGCAGTCAATGCAGGAAATCAATCAAAATTTTCCTAGTGTTGTTTCTTCACTGTCTCGCATGAAg CTAAATGATTCCATAAAAGATGAAATTATAGCCAACCAGCGAATGCTTCCACCTGGAAAGTCTTTAATGGCTCTGAATGGTGCCTTGCTCAATGTTGAAGATATAGACCTTCATCT GTTGTTTGACATGGCACACCAGGAGTTGACACTGGCCGATCAGTACAGAAAACTGAAG ATCCCTCCAAGCACCGTAAGGAAATTCCTCTCGGTTTTGCCACCTTCAGAGACACATGCATTTCGTGTTGATTTTCGTTCGGACCATGTTCATTACATCAATAACTTGGAAGTAGATGCCATGTACAAGCGTTGGAGAAGCAATTTAAATGAG ATCTTGATGCCAGTCTTCCCTGGACAATTACGATACATTCGCAAAAACCTGTTCCATGCAGTTTTTGTTTTGGATCCTGCATCTCCTTGTGGGCTTGAG ACAATTGACACTATCATTGCCTTGTTCGAGAACAATCTTCCTATGAGGTTTGGTGTGATATTGTACTCATCAAAGTTAGTCGAAGGGATTGAAGCAAATGATGGGGAACTTCCAGTTGCTCGTCTAAAGGATGATGAAGACATTTCCAGTTTG ATCATACGCCTCTTCAATTACATCAAAGAAAATCATGGTGCTCCAACGGCTTTCCAGTTCTTGAGCAAT GTGAACAAATTGAGAATGGATTCAGGTGCAGAGGATAGTCCCGAAGTGCATCATGTTGAAGGGGCTTTTGTGGAAACAGTGCT GCCTAGGGTGAAAACGCCCCCTCAAGAGACTCTATTGAAATTGGAGAAGGACCAAACTTTGAACGAGCTGTCTGTGGAGAGCACCATGTTTGCCTTTAAACTGGGCTTTGCTAAGCTTGAGTGTTCTCTATTGATGAATGGACTTGTCTATGAACCTAATGAG GAGGCTCTTATGAATGCCATGAACGAAGAGCTTCCCAGAATACAAGAGCAAGTATACTATGGACAAATAAATTCCCATACTGATGCTCTGGACAAATTTCTTTCTGAAAGTGGTGTTCAGCGTTATAACCCAAAG ATAATTGCAGATGGTAAGGTCGTCAAACCAAAGTTTGTCTCCTTGTGTGAATCAATTCTGGCAAGAGAATCAGTATTGAATGACCTCCACTACTTGCATTCATCTGAAA CATTTGACGATGTGAAGCCTGTCACTCATATTCTTGCTGTTGATGCCACTTCAAAGAAAGGGATGAAGTTGCTACATGAAGGAATTCGCTATCTG ATTGGTGGCACCAAATATGCTCGGATTGGTGTGTTGTTTAATGTCGATGATGATGCAACTTTACCAAGTCTCCTGTTCATGGAAGTCTTCAAAACAGCAGTATCCTCATATGG CCATAAAAAAGGAGTGCTACAGTTTATCGATCAACTCTGTTCATTCTACGAAAAGGAATATATGTCGTCTTCTGGAGCTACCGAAAACCATCAGGCACTTATTGATAAGGTGGTACAGTTAGCAGATGCAAATGGGTTGCCATCAAAGGGCTTCGTATCTGCCTGCTCAGGATTTTCTGCTGAAAATTTTAGGGGTTACTTAAAGAAG GTGACCCAGTTCTTGTATAGGACTATTGGTCTTGAATTTGGGGTCAATGCAGTTATTACCAATGGCAGA GTGGTCCGACTCTTTGATGGTAGTACATTCTTGAGCCATGATTTGCATCTTCTTGAATCGTTAGAGTTCAAACAGCGTATAAAACATATTGCTGAAATCATTGAAGAGATAAAATGGGAGGGTATTGATCCTGACGTGTTGACAAG CAAATTCATCAGTGACATTGTTATGGCCATCTCATCCTCAACTTCTACAAGGGATCGAAGCTCTGAAGGTGCCCGTTTTGAACTTCTGAATGCTGATTACAG TGCTGTTATTTTACAAAATGAAAATTCAAGCATCCATATCGATGCCGTGATTGATCCCTTGAGTCCTTCTGGCCAAAAGCTTGcagctcttcttcggattctgTCGAAGTATGTACAACCAAGCATGCGACTTGTGCTCAACCCAATG AGCTCTCTAGTGGATCTTCCTTTGAAGAATTATTACAGATATGTCGTGCCAACAATG GATGACTTCAGTGCTACGGATCATGTCGTACATGGTCCCAGAGCATTTTTCGCAAACATGCCACTCTCTAAGACTCTCACCATGAATCTCGATGTTCCTGAACCATGGCTAGTTCAGCCTGTAGTTGCTGT CCATGACCTGGACAACATATTGCTAGAGAATCTCGGCAACACCAGGACCTTGCAAGCAGTGTTTGAACTCGAAGCTCTTGTCCTTACAG GTCATTGCTCTGAGAAGGATCACGAACCCCCTCGGGGCCTGCAGTTGATTCTAGGGACTAAGCATGCCCCCCACTTGGTCGATACTCTTGTGATGGCAAATTTGGGTTACTGGCAAATGAAGGTTCTTCCTGGGGTATGGTACTTGCAGATGGCACCAGGCAGAAGTTCCGAGCTTTATGTCATGAAGGAAGATGGTGAAGGAGCCGGTGACACGACTTTGTCGAAACGAATCACGATAGATAACTTACGGGGTAAATTGGTTCATATGGAAGTGATCAAGAAGAAGGGCATGGAGCGAGAGAAACTCTTGCTGCCAGCTGATGATGATAGTCACTCTAATAAGAAAAAG GGATCTCAGAACGGCTGGAATTCGAATATCCTCAAATGGGCTTCTGGATTTATTGGAGGAAAAGAACAGTCAAAGAAAGACGTGAGCAGTTCCTTG AATTCGTTGCAGAAGCCAGGAAGTGGTGGTCGTCATGGGGAAAAAATCAATATATTCTCGGTTGCATCCGGGCACCT GTATGAGCGTTTtctcaaaattatgattttaagTGTCCTGAAAAATACAGATCGGCCAGTCAAGTTTTGGTTTATAAAGAACTATCTTTCTCCTCAGTTCAAG GATGTGATCCCTCATATGGCAAATGAATATGGCTTCGAGTATAAATTGATCACGTACAAGTGGCCTACATGGCTTCACAAACAAAAAGAGAAACAGCGAATAATATGGGCGTATAAAATCCTTTTTCTTGATGTCATTTTCCCACTTGCCCTAGAAAAG GTTATATTCGTTGATGCCGATCAGATCGTGAGGGCAGACATGGGAGAACTTTATGATATGGATTTAAAAGGACGGCCCCTCGCGTATACTCCTTTCTGTGACAATAACAAAGACATGGATGGCTATCGGTTCTGGAAACAA